One genomic window of Solanum dulcamara chromosome 10, daSolDulc1.2, whole genome shotgun sequence includes the following:
- the LOC129870891 gene encoding transcription termination factor MTERF5, chloroplastic-like produces the protein MISIQLCCRSLSTHLHHLCSLPTGPFSSFRISLSSLSQVITKRSAQNAHQENPVLLNYLINKLDFPKPKALAISNRLHWVRSVEKPELTVNFFKSIGFTDPQIQSAVYNAPQILLANVEKILKPKIQVLQELGITSSDLGRLVSTKAVILLTRSLDRILKPSIEVLNKVLIKGPDNGDWFRVLRRCDWVFYGPPHLRLVPNISYLQSVGIVGSQLSSLLKRQPHLFATPESRLKKLVSELIDMGFSTDSRMLVHGLHTLSSMSQESISRKLLLLQSSGLSKSECMVMFRRAPPLFRVSEKKIRLGLEFFLEKVKLKNSTLVQYPTLLMFSMEERVIPRYQVFQLIKSKKLMKKDPHFYDVMRLTEQVFLEKYVSRFTENAEELLKAYKGHRLDLGEE, from the coding sequence ATGATCTCCATCCAACTATGTTGCCGTTCTTTATCTACTCACTTACATCATCTTTGTTCCCTACCTACTggtcctttttcttctttccgcatctctctctcctctctatCTCAGGTGATAACCAAAAGGTCTGCTCAAAATGCACACCAAGAAAATCCTGTTCTCCTTAACTACCTAATAAACAAGTTGGACTTTCCAAAACCCAAAGCCCTGGCCATATCCAATCGTTTACATTGGGTCAGAAGTGTTGAAAAACCTGAATTGACTGTAAACTTCTTCAAGTCCATTGGATTCACAGATCCACAAATCCAATCTGCTGTTTATAATGCCCCCCAAATCCTTCTTGCTAATGTTGAAAAAATACTCAAGCCAAAGATCCAGGTATTACAAGAATTGGGTATCACTAGTTCTGATCTGGGTAGGCTTGTGTCCACAAAGGCGGTGATACTATTAACACGTAGCCTGGACAGAATACtaaagccttccattgaagttCTCAATAAAGTCCTTATAAAGGGTCCTGATAATGGTGATTGGTTCCGGGTTCTGCGAAGGTGTGATTGGGTTTTTTATGGACCTCCTCACTTGAGACTTGTTCCTAATATTTCATATCTGCAGAGTGTTGGAATTGTTGGGTCTCAACTATCATCACTCTTGAAGAGGCAACCTCATCTTTTTGCTACGCCTGAATCTAGGCTTAAAAAACTTGTCTCTGAACTTATTGATATGGGGTTTTCCACTGATTCAAGAATGTTGGTGCATGGCCTTCATACTCTAAGTTCTATGAGTCAAGAATCTATTTCGAGGAAATTGCTATTACTTCAGAGTTCTGGCCTCTCCAAAAGTGAGTGCATGGTAATGTTTAGGAGGGCACCACCCTTGTTCCGAGTTTCAGAGAAGAAAATAAGACTCGGACTAGAGTTCTTCTTGGAAAAAGTGAAGTTAAAGAATTCAACTTTAGTACAGTATCCTACTCTTTTGATGTTTAGTATGGAGGAGAGAGTGATTCCGAGATATCAAGTTTTCCAGCTGATAAAGTCGAAAAAGCTTATGAAGAAAGACCCACATTTTTATGATGTGATGCGTTTGACAGAGCAAGTcttcttggagaagtatgtatCGAGGTTTACAGAAAATGCAGAGGAATTGTTGAAGGCTTACAAGGGCCATCGTCTAGATTTAGGAGAAGAGTAA